From one Salinibacterium hongtaonis genomic stretch:
- a CDS encoding MerR family transcriptional regulator, translating to MNTVRHYHRVGVLEEPDRMSNGYKKYEVRHLIRLLQIRRLRDLGVPVDRIQQVGFGDDTPTAALTAVDADLAKSIERLQRARAEISAILIGSSVTDLPPGFEGVALYNPAQLDVIVRASRLAHEQMQQRDAEPADEGRASE from the coding sequence GTGAACACCGTCCGCCACTACCACCGCGTGGGCGTGCTCGAGGAACCTGATCGCATGTCGAACGGGTACAAGAAGTACGAGGTCCGGCATCTGATCCGACTCCTGCAGATCCGCCGCCTGCGCGACCTGGGAGTGCCCGTCGACCGGATTCAGCAGGTGGGGTTCGGCGACGACACTCCCACTGCAGCGCTGACGGCGGTTGATGCGGATCTCGCGAAGAGCATCGAGCGGCTTCAGCGTGCTCGCGCTGAGATCAGTGCGATCCTCATCGGCTCTTCCGTGACGGACCTGCCTCCCGGTTTCGAAGGAGTCGCCCTCTACAACCCAGCGCAGCTCGACGTGATCGTCCGGGCGAGCCGGCTCGCGCATGAGCAGATGCAGCAGCGCGATGCCGAGCCGGCCGACGAGGGGCGCGCGTCCGAATAG